The following DNA comes from Ricinus communis isolate WT05 ecotype wild-type chromosome 10, ASM1957865v1, whole genome shotgun sequence.
TTCTGAGGAAAAGGTGCCAGCACTGGAACATAACAGCAAAGTTATAGTTGAAAGTCTTAATATAATCAAGTACATTGACAACCACTTTGAAGGGCCTTCTCTTTTCCCTGATGTAAGCTTAGCTTATATGTTCTTTTGTGTGACTGACAGAAGTGGATTTATGTTTTGATTGACGGAAGTTTTGTTGTGAATATAATGTATATAGGATACTGCAAGAAGAGAGTTTGGAGAAGAAATGATATCCTACTCCGAAACATTTAATGAGATGGTGTATAACTCATTTAAAGGAGTGACAGTAAGAGAAGCCGGTaagattaatataattaacttgCTGCTTTTCTTTATGGTGTAGATTTATACAGTAAAACTGATTGATCACTGATGTCAGTAAGTTGTATCTAGATCCTGCTTTTGATGTACTAGAAgcttcttttaagaaatttgatGATGGACCGTTTCTCCTTGGCCAGTTTAGCATGGTAAGAAGACTCTTCTCTCTTCCCAATTTGCTgcttgatttcttttctcttaaaagAGACATGCATTGTAGCCAATTAACAGAGTTTATCACATGAATCTTTTAACTGGTCTATCTTGATAATCTGTGAGAGAAACACAAACTATCCCTCTGTGTGCATTGCACAAACAGTTGATTTAACCAAAACATGCAATCCTTTCGCATTTGATTGGCAGAATGATCTCTttgatttttacaatttaaacTACCTACAAATGGCTTTCAGGTGGACATAGCATATATCCCATTTGTTGAGAGAGCCCACATATTCTTACCTGAAGTGTGGCAATATGATATCAGCAATGGCAGGCCTAAACTAGCAGCATGGATTGAGGTAGAGCAGCAGCATATTAAACTAGTATCCATTTTGGTTCCAACACATTACACTGTACTTAAACATAAATCTTTGGTGTGtattaaaaaaggaaatgttCTGGTGCAGGACATGAATAAGATTGATGCATATAAGCAAACAAAGAGTGATCCCAAAGAGATAATTACCTATTACAAGAAGCGCTTCCTAGTAGGCTcttatttcttgtttgttgTTATGATCGGAAGAGtacacatatacatatatccTTAGTTTCCAGTATTCTGTTCGTGCCTGCAGGCCCAACAACAATGAGCATCGTAAGTAGGCAGCTGTCCGAGAATTGAAGTCACCTGAGCTGGTGGTGTAATGTAATATTTGGAAATAATGTCAGTGATAATGCAAATACTGACGACCATCTTAGCTGTGTTAATTATATTACTGAATTACCAGCTTGTAAGAAATCTTTTGAAGTTTCTTCGACTTAAATTCGAAGTGGGCAATAGGAAAGCAATCGATCGGTAAAGCAAGCAAGTCAAATCGGACCGCCATAGTTAGTCGTTCAGAATGAAGCTGAGGAGGTTGGTGGACTAGTTAATCATGTATATATAGAAAGGAAGACTCCTCTCTATGCCTATGCCTGTGTGTGAAAACGAGTATGCCAACAAAACATCTTTCAAAGATTACCATACTCACTAAGAGATTTAATTGCTTACTCTCCCTGTTTTACTTATTACTGAATTAGGAGATATATgatcataatttttttgaaatttttagaaataagttagtatttagaaagccattgacttttatatatttttgaagaaatttatattttttaaagattttttgcatttaaatactgtactttttattttaaaaattataaaatattgaataaaatttataaattaaaaattatttacaataaCATATGTTTGTGcccataaaaatattaattagaaatttttaaaaaattattataaaaatatgaattttaaattaagtatTTGGTGAATTATTTTGACCAAACAAGATAATTTTTTCTGTTAATACATATAATTGTTATTAgtttaaatacttattaataaattaatagatgtgattattattgatttaaatatttattaaatagataataaataataaatataacataaattttataatttaagtagaaataaattgtaataagataatatttaaaaatattatcttaataaaaaataatattttaaaaaattaaaaatctaaaaataatatgaatgtAATTTATCTACTTATaacattatataatataatatttaaataaataataataaaaaattaattttatatcatttttttttaatttcttaaaaataatatatttaaaaagaatctaTAAAAATGTTAGAAATATAACCTCCTAAATTAAAGGCAAACTCTGACCTACTAACAAGCTAAgctgaaaagaaaatcttgaATCTGTTCGTATCCTTTGCTATAATTTAAAAGGTTAATGAAATGGTAATTGGAAGCAAACTGACAGTGAGAACCAAATGAAAATTCTTAATTCAGCCTTTCCTGAAAGCTTCACTTGTTGTGGGTTCAATTGCAACAAATaattgctgctgctgctcttCTGTCAATGCCTAGCCTATGATATCGTCACTGCTCAGGTCATTTCTTTTACTCAAACTTCCCTTATATATACCTCTCCTCTGTTTCTGCATTTAGACATTTTTCAGTCCCGAATCAATCTCCTCTTTCACAACATTACCGATGGCTGCTGCTACTGCGTATGATTCTTCAATCTTTCTGTCTTCAGTTgttacttcttcttcttcttcttcagtgcactctctttctctctaatctttctttcatttcccAGTTTGGATAAGAGCGCACAAGAGAATTTGCCTCCAATTTTGGACGCTGCTGCAGATCAACCTCCTCTTTTTGATGGAACCatcaggtttttttttttttttttttttttttttaaattatttcttttcggTTTCTCCTTCTctgttctttaattttattctttataattcCCGTGATGAATATGTGAATGTTTCTGTCTGTGGTTTATTGTATTTACTGCGGATCGCCTTCCCCACTTGAAGGCTGTATACAGCTTACGCATGTCCATTTGCTCAGCGAGTATGGATCACCAGGAACTATAAGGTCCCTCACTCACTCTTTCTACTATGTTCTCTTCtttctaattattatcattattttctaatatatatatcttttttttattttgggtgCAGGGATTACAAGATAGCATCAAGCTAGTTCCCCTAAACCTTCAAAATAGGCCTTCTTGGTATCCTGAGAAAGTTTACTCTGTTAATAAGGTCCGTGTCTCATCTGATACTTTCTCTCTTTCAGGGAGTTTTCTTACAAATTCTTGCAAGTTCCGGACACCCTAATTGTTAGGCACTCAAAGAAAAGACATTGCTTTACCATGTCAAATGGCTCTTGGCTTGCTTTAAGATTTTGACCAAGTGTTCTTATACTTGATCAGCTTTTGAATATCACTTTATTATCTCTGCTAGTCGGGTGAACTCATCAACTTCATCTACTTGCATTATTGACGATGCAATCATCCTTGTTTTTAGGTGCCAGCTTTGGAACACAATGGCAAAATTATAGGGGAGAGTCTTGATCTGATTAAATATGTAGATAGCAACTTTGAAGGGCCTTCTCTATTTCCTGATGTACGCTGTGCTTAACTCTATTAACAACCATCTCGACTTTCTGGCTGTGTGGCTTATGTTTGCGATGGAAGTCAGGCTAAATTAATTGTGTCAATGATTGACTGTAGGATCCTGCCAAGAGAGAGTTTGCTgaagagttattttcttacaccGATACATTCAGCAGAACTGTGTTCACTTCATTTAAGGGAGATGTAGCAAAAGAAGCTGGTAAATCCTGCAGCATATTGCGGTTATATGGGCGGCTTTCTGTATATAAATTGTGCTAACTGAAATTCTAACTCGCTTTTAGGTCCTGCTTTTGATTACCTGGAAAATGCTCTTCAGAAATTTGATGATGGCCCATTCTTGCTTGGCCAATTCAGTTTGGTATGCAGCATTCTCAAGTCTCTGTTCATTATTCTTGCTGTCTAACATCATTTGCCATTTGAGAATGTTTGCCATTGTTACACTGTTGTCATAATAATGTGGAACTATATTCTCTTCAGGTGGATATAGCCTACATACCGTTTGTTGAGAGATTGGAAATCTTTTTATCAGAGGTATTCAAGTATGATATCACTGCAGGCAGACCTAAACTTGCAGCCTGGGTTGGGGTATGTTCCAGTCATATCCAGTCTTAATTTTTCGTCCATGCTTAAGGTGTACTCTATGTAAAAGAGACTTTGAATGCTGTATTGGATGAATGTTGTCATTTAGTATAATTTTGTATACACATTGTGTTGAGAGATCTGAGATCAGCTTCAATGGTTTCACTGCTTTCCCCCTCTGTCTAATGTGCAACACAAGCAGGCAGCAGTCTTCTTTCCCCGGTTCAAAAAGACACCCTTACCTTGTAACTGGATGCCAGTATTCTGTAGTATGATTGTTTTGTTGGCATCTCCTTGTGACTTAAGTGTATGAGAAATCATTTGGTGTTCCAGTTGAACAACTGGAGCAGCATTTTGAAAAGGGTGGCAGTGGGGTAAGGTTTTGTTAAATGATGGTTGATAATTTTGCTATGATGCAGGAGGTGAACAAGATTGGGGCATATAAACAGACAAAAACAGATCCCAAAGAACTGGTTGAATATTATAAGAAGCGATTCTTTGTAAGGCATCACACCTCATATTGATATGAAAGGCATGGAAGGTAGCATAGCATTAAAAAAGTGATGAGTCTTGGAATATGTTTTTGTTAATTGCAGGCTCAGCAGTGATGATGCCAGGGGGTGGCTGTTACACATGATATAAAGGAAGGAAGGTATCTTGGGTGAATAAGTTGTTATGAAATGTAACAAGTAATACTCCTAGTAGCAGCTTTGGCCGAGGAGTAGTAGTATAATTTGTGAAGAGGGAGCACCATGGCAGTGGCAGTGGCAGTGTgttgctctctctctctctatattaTTGATGAATGTGTACGTCTCTTTTTTCCATAAATAAAGCCACTACTTGTAtgttatgttgacaaatacatctgttttttttttttttttttcttttaattaccAAGACATACATTACATACATCTTGCTCACACTTGATATTggaattcatatatattttttattaaagaaaatggaattAGATTGAATGATCATCCAAGGTTAATATATAAGTCTTAACtagtttatttgtcaataaatcGTGATTTTGACATTTGATATCTGACCATTAGAATACTAAATTGGAACTCAGTCgcattaaaatattaataatactaatcattattattattacatttaATAATACATTATGTGGGTAATACCTCATTTTTGTGGTTTCTGATCTGTTAAACAAATGGTGAAGATATTGAAATTTGGTATTTGTAGAATGTTCCATTAATGACGATGGCGGTCTCACCTTTGGCATATATAAAAGGCAAAACTGGACTCTTCCCCATGTGATTTTGACAACATTCTAATATGTAATTAGGGCGGATTCGTCCATCGGTACCGTACCAAATCTCgattctttaaaattaaagatattagtattgtaccaaatataaaagaatttgtaTCAGATGCACTAATTTTACGGTTATTATCGAGCTCGTTATTTTTGCGgtgctaattattttttgttctaaaaaatttaaaaaacacaactttaatctcatctttaatcaaatacatttagaaaaaatatgattaccaacctaaatAAAGTAgcataaaaatctaaattgtGATTGCCATCgcattcttgaacaacctgttttgcaattcagtcacttgcaagtataataattcattcaatgttcaaatacaaaccattaaaatatatattatttttagcataaaaatattttacaaataacaattattaaaataaaatattttttacagtTCCAGCCAACAATCTAtccatcaaaaataaaaataaaaaagtaaaaaaaatataaaactcgGTACACGCGATATAGTTATAGGAAGAGAGAGAGCTAAAGAGGTGAAGATGTTGAGAGCTTCTCCCGCGTAAACTTCGAAAAATTATGTGTGTGGCGTAAATAGGAAAAACGTCAGACCCAGAtagttctttctttccttttctttttgattttgagaatTTACCTTAAgtattttatctttctaaaTTACAAAATGGGAGATTCTGAGGTGCTGTTCAAATTGTTAGGTGTAGACTTGTAGTATGTGGTAAGAGAATGTATTAGGATTAAGTTagagtaaattataaatttagtattagaaTATGTATATTAGTATCGGtatactatattatatattaatatataactcattttttttataaagtataaagtatattataatatcatagttatttttaatatgcagagtattttttatttcgataataattatttgaattatataaaattgataaatataaaataattttttttattagagtataaagtattttataatattataattatttttaataggtattatttatataatataaataattattaataaatatatgtaaaaattcgATTCTATCGAGATACGTTACGGGACTTGGTTCGGTGCTTGTTATGgagtttttactaaagaacctGCTACGTATCTGTACATAGATAAAATTCAAATCCGCCTAATCGGTCattcgtattaaaaaatattcgaTTCGGTAGTATTGCGGTGGTTCGGAATCACCAATCTTAAGACTTACCAATGCTCAAGACTATACTCCTTGAGCAGCATAGCATTCCCATTCGACTTATCTCGATGCTTGGCTTGCCTTCCGTTCTTAACAGGGGGCTCGTTTGATGTTGATTCTTACGGTGTGATGACCATAGCTTCTCCTACTCGACCGTTGTGGTGTGACCTCATCACCTCTACCCTCTGCTGTGTCATTGCCATTTCCACGTCCTTTATCTCCTTTGCTCGAGTGATCTAATGACACTTTTGTTTGCCACACACCTGACGCCTGGACAGCGCATTCATCAGACAGGCATCGATGGAAGATGTGGTCGTGGTCATGGCCCAATGCCCGATCGGGAAGCCATCATCGAGAACATCAAACGGGGAGTGGAAGGCAGCACCTTCCACTAAGGAAGAAGATCATTCTTCACTTCCCACGAGAAGAGAAGGAACGTAGAATAGGATCTAGATAGCAAAAGAAATTGCAGCTAAGTATACATGTATAATGCATCACACATGCTCAATAATCTTAGAATTCATATCAATAAATCATCATAGATTAATATTCAACTGTATTTCCACATGGTATCGTGGCAAGAGTGATCACATCACCTACCCACACAATCTCAAATCCAACCGATCAAATTTCTTATCATGTCTCAAAACGATCTTACCAAACTCACTAACATCATACTAACGggtaattaaaattactttcaATGGTGAGGCAGAGGATATACACATCCGCGCctcgaaaaaaaaaaaattagggttaTTCGGGACACAGGACGACCACTGATCGATCCCAATCCCAGCAGAGATTGAGGCAATCGAAGATTGGCAGACGACTAACCATATGGTCATATCGCCCGACCAACACGATTGAGCCTCTGTTGCAAGCTGGGGCAGTCGCATCATCACCACAGCCATATgggaaaagttaaaaaaattatatggtCAAGAACAAAATTATGCGCTACATATTCAAACCGAGGGAATTATCGTAAGTAAAACAAAGGACTTGGCCCCGGTCTGCGCACATTCGGGGCGAACCGAGATTACTCGACTCCTCGGTGGAGAGCCAAGGCTACACTCCCACCCGACTCTGTCGAACCAAAGCCCCAAGAAGACGACAGGACCTTGTGTTCACTTTTACCTCCGGGCCTCGATTCCACGAGCCCCCGATGACTACTTGTCCCAAACTCCCCACCCACCTGTCCGCTTGTTCAGAAGGAGCGGTGGGACAACGACGGCAGGCAAGGAAGAAAGGGCCTTCGCTTCCCACTCACGAGCGCCTCGAACAGGCCGTGAGACGATGACCCAAAAGCAAGTCACACCGGCTGCATCTTCATCCACATCTCCGATAGCGAAAGCGATGGAGAGGCGAGCGCGGGAGAAGAGCAAGGGCTGAGCATTTGGGAAAGTTCGAGGTGAGGTTTCATGTTATGGCGCTGGTCGTATGGCGTCAGCAGATACGTTTAATTCCACCGGCAGCCGGCACCTTTGACCGTCGGCGGGCCTTCCACCTTGGGCTGTACCTGCCGACCGACTGGATACCAGCCGAGAGAGACTCAACTAGGCTAATTCGACTCGCTCGAGGGCAACAACCGGTCATGACTACCAACTACCACCAACGGCTCGGCCCAACTGCCCAATAGAAAATCACCAAGTTTCTCGAATTTTGTCTCGACTCCAGGTATTTCTGACTTCAGCAATCCTGTGGTGGTTTAGTAtcccaaaattataaaaaatcttCTAAATGGATTATTGACTCGGCAAATCGATCATGACTGGGACTCGacaaaattacaattttgTTCCTACCAACTCACACGTGATCGTTTAATTGGTTTTGACTCTCAAAAAATTGTTACATAACACTAATTCAATTCATGACATTCTTTTATTACCTAATTTTATATCCAATTTATTATCTGTTGGTAAAATAACCCGTTCTTTAAATTGTAATGTAATTTTCTCACATCTTAGTGTATATTTCAAGGAAGCGATTGGTGAGGGATACCTTGAAAATGGATTATATTACCTTACTAACCCTGTCAATCAATGTCTTCTCTCCAAATCTATCGACCACAGCACATTACTTCATAGGCGGTTTGGGCATCCGACTGATAAagttttaaatcaattattttgtctaaaaataaattctggTTGTTGTGACACTTGCAAATTTTTAAAGCATACTAGATTGCCCTTTCCTGTATCCTCCACCACTTCGACCAAAATATTTGACTTAATTcactttgatgtttgaaaacCTGCCCCCTGTATCTCCTACAATCATTTTCGTTATTTTGCCacctttattgatgatttctCTCGCCTTACGTGGGTTTATTtgctaaaagagaaaaatgaagttttcgcttgttttcaaaatttctaCAACTTCATTCAAAACCAATATAATACCAACATTAAGATCTTCAAATCTGATAACGGTACTGAATATATCAAtaaacaattttttaatttttttctgtgGCATCTGCCAGACACACATTTACACTCCCGAGCAAAATGGAGTCCGTGAAAGGAAAAATCGTCATCTTCTTGAAGTCACTAGATCCTTACTTTTCAAAATAACGTTCCTACAATTTTTTGGTCCGATGCTCTTCAAACTCACACTTCATTAGCCCTCCCTAGTCCAAAACTCGACGACAATCGCAGTCCTCTTGAAATTCTAAAGGATAGAAAAATTGAACTAGGGCACATTAGAGTTTTGGGTGCACCGCCTTTGTTCATGTTAAACGTTCTCATAGCTGGAACCTAGTTAAAACAGTATTCTTAGGGTATTCTTCAACAAAAAGGGATATAAGTGCTATGACTCTGCACTTACAAGACCTATACCTCAGGGATGTGTCCTTTGATGAATGTACACCTTATTTTACTAACCTCACCCCTCCCATGGGTCCTCCTTTATTTCAGGAtaatttttgtctttttcGGTACGGCTTCCATAGCCATGCAGCGAGACAACTC
Coding sequences within:
- the LOC8283845 gene encoding glutathione S-transferase L3 — its product is MAAATALDKSAQENLPPILDAAADQPPLFDGTIRLYTAYACPFAQRVWITRNYKGLQDSIKLVPLNLQNRPSWYPEKVYSVNKVPALEHNGKIIGESLDLIKYVDSNFEGPSLFPDDPAKREFAEELFSYTDTFSRTVFTSFKGDVAKEAGPAFDYLENALQKFDDGPFLLGQFSLVDIAYIPFVERLEIFLSEVFKYDITAGRPKLAAWVGEVNKIGAYKQTKTDPKELVEYYKKRFFAQQ
- the LOC8283846 gene encoding glutathione S-transferase L3 — encoded protein: MHALSIKSQALSMATDSLYRNAHEVLPPSLNSTSPRPPLSDGTTRLYISYRSPFAQRAWITRNYKGLQDQIELVAIDLENKPVWYREVYSEEKVPALEHNSKVIVESLNIIKYIDNHFEGPSLFPDDTARREFGEEMISYSETFNEMVYNSFKGVTVREADPAFDVLEASFKKFDDGPFLLGQFSMVDIAYIPFVERAHIFLPEVWQYDISNGRPKLAAWIEDMNKIDAYKQTKSDPKEIITYYKKRFLAQQQ